In the genome of Apostichopus japonicus isolate 1M-3 chromosome 15, ASM3797524v1, whole genome shotgun sequence, one region contains:
- the LOC139981139 gene encoding uncharacterized protein — protein MRPEKLALVLLTVIVMVEGVKTSNIGYPCSPPSIPSKVPTDSNTDVSSSITEDAETTPSCNSLIVAGKNYSMAKNACGEIGGKMFGYEHVQSNKTAEETFRDLMSSHAESSSCRFVWVDIIRKDDNQFKWSDGPDFVDSDSWWGNYEPNDHADSQWCVASYRGGNWKLHDVRCTRSVQLCTMCMDAWCNSG, from the exons ATGCGTCCGGAAAAACTTGCGCTCGTCCTTTTAACAGTGATAGTCATGGTGGAAG GTGTTAAAACATCAAACATTGGATACCCATGTAGTCCTCCTAGTATACCATCGAAAGTTCCAACAGACAGCAACACAGATGTGTCTTCCTCTATTACAGAGGATGCTGAAACCACACCCA GTTGCAACTCTTTAATTGTTGCTGGAAAGAACTATTCTATGGCAAAGAATGCCTGTGGAGAAATTGGAGGGAAAATGTTCGGTTATGAGCATGTGCAGTCCAATAAAACAGCAGAG GAGACATTCAGGGATCTGATGAGTTCACATGCAGAATCTTCTTCCTGTCGTTTTGTGTGGGTTGATATTATTCGAAAAGATGATAATCAATTCAAATGGAGTGACGGTCCCGACTTTGTCGATAGTGATAG TTGGTGGGGTAATTATGAACCTAATGACCATGCAGACTCGCAGTGGTGTGTGGCAAGTTATCGAGGTGGCAACTGGAAGCTTCATGACGTACGATGTACCAGAAGCGTTCAACTTTGTACTATGTGCATGGATGCATGGTGCAACTCCGGCTAA